The following proteins are encoded in a genomic region of Kosakonia oryzae:
- a CDS encoding phage tail protein, producing the protein MTVKYFAILTNQGAARLANAAAIGTSLNLTQIAIGDGNGVLPTPDATQTRLVNQKRIAPLNALSIDPTNSSQIIAEQIIPENEGGYWIRELGLYDDEGVLIAVANCPETYKPLMQEGSGRTQTIRMVITVSSTAAVTLKIDPAVVLATRKYVDDKAIEVRTYADTLMGQHVAAGNPHAQYPLIANALKEMANAGLVSSVQSNLGLSSLVQAGTASGLLATAGYFQIPGILNGGKQALIIQWMRVATSVNNGENSVFTWPIAFPNACLNTQVTYTEGSAPFTDITVPIFVVARSLQNITIRSYTGAGNGIDILAIGF; encoded by the coding sequence ATGACTGTCAAATATTTTGCCATTCTGACCAATCAGGGTGCCGCAAGGCTGGCGAATGCCGCCGCTATCGGCACCTCGCTCAATCTGACGCAAATCGCCATCGGCGACGGCAACGGTGTATTGCCGACACCCGACGCGACGCAAACCCGGCTGGTGAATCAAAAGCGAATTGCACCGCTAAATGCCCTGTCGATCGATCCGACCAACAGCAGCCAGATTATTGCCGAACAGATCATCCCCGAGAACGAAGGGGGTTACTGGATCCGCGAACTTGGTCTCTACGACGATGAAGGTGTACTGATTGCCGTTGCCAACTGCCCGGAAACTTACAAGCCATTGATGCAGGAAGGGAGCGGCCGCACGCAGACGATTCGCATGGTGATCACTGTCTCATCAACCGCCGCTGTGACGCTGAAAATCGACCCGGCAGTGGTGCTGGCGACGCGTAAGTATGTCGATGATAAAGCGATTGAGGTACGCACCTATGCAGACACCCTGATGGGCCAACATGTCGCAGCGGGCAATCCGCATGCGCAATACCCTCTTATAGCCAATGCGTTGAAAGAGATGGCGAATGCCGGGCTTGTCAGCAGCGTGCAGAGCAATCTTGGGCTGAGTTCCCTTGTGCAGGCAGGAACCGCAAGTGGCCTGCTGGCCACCGCCGGTTATTTTCAGATCCCGGGTATCTTGAATGGCGGTAAACAGGCGCTGATTATTCAATGGATGAGGGTAGCGACCAGTGTGAACAACGGTGAGAACTCCGTCTTCACATGGCCAATAGCCTTTCCGAACGCCTGCCTGAATACGCAAGTCACCTATACCGAAGGCTCAGCGCCCTTCACCGATATCACGGTGCCCATCTTTGTTGTGGCCCGATCCTTACAGAACATCACCATCCGTTCCTACACCGGCGCGGGCAACGGCATCGACATTCTGGCGATCGGTTTTTAA
- a CDS encoding phage tail protein I translates to MSDDRLLPVGSSVLEVATAEAAAQIERVPVPLRTLWDPQTCPAELLPYLAWALSVDRWDYSWPEATKRKIIASAFFVHQHKGTISSLRRVVEPLGYLIELREWWQENAEPGTFRLVIGVQENGITEQMYQELERLINDAKPASRHLSELNISLSTSGEFYVGAGCYLGEELTVYPYMPEEIVVGGEYYPASAIHLIDDVYIS, encoded by the coding sequence GTTGCCCGTTGGCTCCTCGGTTCTGGAGGTGGCAACGGCAGAGGCAGCGGCACAAATCGAACGCGTACCGGTGCCGCTGCGCACATTATGGGATCCACAAACCTGCCCGGCAGAGCTGCTGCCTTACCTGGCGTGGGCGCTCTCCGTCGATCGCTGGGATTACAGCTGGCCCGAGGCCACCAAACGTAAAATTATCGCCTCCGCTTTTTTTGTTCATCAACACAAGGGAACCATTAGCTCATTACGACGCGTTGTTGAACCGCTCGGTTACCTGATTGAGCTACGTGAATGGTGGCAGGAGAACGCCGAACCCGGCACGTTCCGGCTGGTGATTGGCGTGCAGGAGAATGGCATTACTGAGCAGATGTACCAGGAGCTGGAGCGGCTGATCAACGATGCCAAACCGGCGAGCCGCCATCTGTCGGAGCTGAACATTAGCCTTAGCACCAGCGGCGAGTTTTATGTTGGTGCCGGTTGTTACCTTGGTGAAGAGCTGACGGTTTATCCTTACATGCCGGAAGAGATTGTGGTCGGCGGCGAGTATTACCCCGCATCTGCCATCCATCTTATCGATGATGTTTATATTTCGTAA